In Planococcus citri chromosome 4, ihPlaCitr1.1, whole genome shotgun sequence, the genomic window cccaatgtACTCGTAATATAAATAGGTAAGCGTATCCTGAGTGGATTAGTAGATATTTGTTATGATTTATGATTATTCTTGTTGgctgtatttttcattaaaaataggaTTCTTATCGTCATAATACGCTTGCGAATAAAATTACGCAAATActagtagtccggcatatgacaataggagtaattgcaccccccgccgatccaacgggacaacttttttcttaaaggggacatcctaaggaacattttaaagcaaacttgcccaaaaaaaagttggccttacttacaaaatggccgccattttgattgacaggtcagccgaaatcgtagattttgcgtttcaacataggacttgcatgaaaattttcaaactttacaaaggtagatcgaaagatcattcaacaatttatcacctgtcaaaatttcaagtgctaaagtacgttttttgatttttggcgaatttttgaaaatcgaatttaggccaaaaatgagggaaaaaatcaaaattttaccaaattgaccaagaaagctgaaatttgggatataccctattttcgacatgacaaatcgattggaaacagtttcaacccgttttgaacagttctggagcctccagcagatttttgaaattcgaaattcccacaaaattccataaaatttaaGTTGTTACTtgttaagctgaaatttattctaaaaactaatttcaatacgctacgaagtactgcaggtgaatttcaagtcgttttggagcctccagcaacttttcgaGAATTTGTAAAGCCTCCagcatgtttttgaaattttaaattttcaaaaaatttcatcaaatggagatggaaagctgaaatttaccctacactccaattttaacaccctccgaagacgacttcaggtaggttcaagtcattttagagcctccagcgacttttttgaaaattactggagcctccagcagatttttgaaactttaaatttccccaaaatttcatcaaatggagatggaaagctgaaatttactctacactccaattttaacaccctctgaagacgaattcaggtgggttcaagtcattttagagcctccagcgactttttgaaatttactggagTCTTTagtagatgtttgaaacttgaaatttccccaacgttaatttatcaaaatggagttggcaagctgaaatttacttcgcagactacatggtggtttcaaatgggtttgaagcttccagctacttttagaaaatttcaattttccaaaaaaacgtcatacaaacctttcaaaaagtcgctggaggctccaaaatgacttgaaatctatcagcagtcaacttcgtagcgtattgaaactagtttgcagaatgcatttcgactctccatctcagtttgatgaaattttggggaaatttaaagtttcaaaaatcttttggacgctccagttattttcaaaaaagtcgctggaggctctaaaatgacttgaaccctcctgaagtcgtcttcagagagtgttaaaactggagcgtagagtaaatttcagctttccatctccatttgatgaaattttgtgtgaaaatttaaagttgcaaacatctgctggaggcttcaggaattttcaaaaagtttctggaggctccaaaacgacttgaaattcacctgcagtacttcgtaacgtattgaaattagtttttagaataaatttcagctttacaacttcaatttgataaaattttgtgggaatttcgagttctaaaaatctgctggaggctccagaactgctcaaaacgggttgaaaccgtttccaatcgatttggcatgtcgaaaatagggtatatcccaaatttcagatttcatggtcaatttggtaaaattttgattttttcccttcatttttggcctaaattcggtttttaaaaattcgccaaaaatcgaaaaacgcactttagcacttgaaattttgacaggtgataaatttttgcatgatcattcgatctacctttgtaaagtttgaaaaatttcgtgcaagtcctattttgAAAGGCAAAATCtacaatttcggctgacctgtcaatcaaaatggccgccattttgtaagtaaggccaacttttttttgggcaagtttgctttaaaatgttccttaggatgtcccctttaagaaaaaagttgtcccggaggatcggccggaggatcggccggaggggaggggggggggtgcaattactcctattgtcatatgccggacgaTAGTATTtatgaaaatagtgaaaaaaattgctcatgctatcgcatattttgaaaaaactctgAAATTATGATACTTGGCTTAAATGTTGAATTGCAAACATTTCGAATTTAAATcaacccaaatttttgaaaaaattttcaaaaaaatgctacaaTTATTTCTGGAATATTGTAGAGatgaattttgctcgatttttaatttaattttatcatctatgatttttaattcgattttcgcaccttttcaagaaattgtttGTATTTTGGAGAACAAtaccttatgtattttttaaatattttttacagtacttttttattttattttaattattattattattacaattATTGTAAAAGGTTTGTAGCAATAagtattcaaatatttttcgtcCGAGTTTTTATATGTTCATTTCGGGTATTTCTATCTAATAGTTTTAAGAGATTCGAACGTTCATTCATGACAATATCAgctgttttcaataattttcacgatatttttttggtgtgtaTTACTTTGAGCTATGGTGAGTGATTTCCGTCgaatttgcacatttttttctcgctgaTTTTAGTAATGAAAGATAATTTATTATGTAATGTAACCTAAtgctttgtgaattttttattatactATGATAATTTCTTATCGTTTTTCCATACTAATCTACGAATTTCAATGACATGTCAACGATTTTTGTATCaattataccttttttttgaagcatgAAGCGTAGTATTAttgtggtacctacctacatgtgtTGAAAATTATCCATGTTACCTATTTGGCACTTCATTTATATTGATTCTATTCAAGTTTAATCTCGTCCTTGGGCGTGAAATTTAATCTCgtctatttgaatttttattttttcttattttcgaccctagacctaaatttaattttcaaaaaacctaaaaatgcGCCTtgcgacttgaaattttgagtattaTGTTCTTTCCATTTAGCTTCGCcaggttcaaaaattgttgtcgTCAAATTATAAGCTACATACGTATGCATTAGAATCAACTTGAATCAAACCACCTATATAGTACAGTCCACGAACATCATCATCGAAGATTCCACATACATATGTCTTTTACTCTTTGCCTTATATTATGTAGCATAGTGCACGTTTAACAAACGATTAAATACTCTCTACGTGTATTAATTATATCATCAAACACGGTGTAAGATTAAAATCAACAATAACAGCTGAAATCGAACGACTTTTCAATATCGAATTAATATCCACTTATTCGCACAATGGTACTCTTTTTTTACGCCAAGTATTGCAAGGGTGTTAAGCCCTGTACGCGTATTTCCGTTTATCTATACTCTCTGTACCCGTACCCTCCCCCATCTGGTCGATGGTTGATGCGGTGTACATTCTATACGTAGATGATAATTCGACCTCAGTGTATATTTTTAAGTAGTATATAATCCATACCCTCTTTTTTCTATCGCGACGACAGATAGAGGATAGTCATTGCAGCACATTATCCGTAGTTGTATTTACAGCTGCCCTTTACCGACGGGCATATAGGCTACACTAAAACCTCCTCTAGCCAACTCCCTATctattttccccctttttcGTGACAAGTGCGACGAGTGAACACGGAAATTGTTGCAAATCTTCCTTAATTGATAGGTCAATGAAAACGCTTTCGTCAAAAACACAAATtatttacatatattttttcttttttttttttacttttacaatatttttttcaagtaacaaaaataaatatttcgaaacaaacataatttggcgaaaaaattaGTCTGTAATGAATATGAGAAAAATACATTCAAATTATATCGTGTATAGCGATGATTGGTACAGTCAACAGGCTTTATAGAGAGGAACTTTATTATACTGTCGATTAGCGAggatgtattttttctttcaagttttttatttggAAGGAATAGGTAATTGCAACTTTACGTGATTGCTGCCATTATACTGACCGTACCTACCGAATCTGAACATCAATAAAATATATCAAAACAAATGAAAGTTGAATTAAtgaatataggtataggtagtatTAATTACATTAAAATACAAGTACATCTTATTACAATAATTGGAAATTCAAACACataattgtcattttttttggactagTGTGTCGTTCAAATAAAATGATCGcggtataaaaattataaaataaagaTGTAGGTACGTAgttgatgtgaaaaatattcgttttttattgtgttttaatttacccccccccctccttttaTACTTCGATGAATGGAGTTATTTTCTCGTAATATTAAATGGAacgaacttgtttttttttgttttttttttcaaagaatggaAACAAATGAAGGAAATTTTGCCGATGTTGTTCTATGTAAATCACGTTAATGGCCCAAGGCTTTGAAACAGACTGAAAAAGATACCCCGCACGAATCAAGCATAGGAAATTTCAACAATACTTATCTACTTACATAGATCAAAATGTAAAACTCGATGCAATGTTGCCAAATGTACATGTATATAAATTTacgtgaaattaaaattcgttcacttcttacaagggaacctttcaAAGTGTCCACCTCTAATTTGAATGAGACAGCAACTTTTGAAAAGATCATGGTCTGAAACCTCTATAACCAGTGTTGCAGCTacccaaataaatttttgaaaattcaaaattggttatttttgggaggttgtgttgtttttttttcttttaaaaaattagattcaGTCAAAATGCtggaaattaattctgaaattAATATCATCAACTCTTTCAAACAGAATTACATCGTTTTCGGTtattctaaagcctccagcatgatttttgattcctccagaaattcaaaatttctccagattgtatgaaaattaatttgaacagctaaaaattgagttgtggcttattttaAAACTATTAGAAGTGTTTTTTCCTGatttgaaccgatttttaaGTGAACAGTTGCGGGTGTTTATTGACCAGAactcataattaaaaatattttggtaaaaaacgcaCTGGGGATGTCCGCCTGGAAATTGGggccaaattcaaaataatctcgTTAGATAGCTCACGAATTAGCAGcaatctcaatttttagctgtcgaaattaatttccaagCCTTCTGgagagattttcaaattctggagaaatcgaaaatcaggctggaggcttcagaaagccttgaaatagtgaaattcggaTGAGGTAAGGGGGTGGGGGTAGTTTTAAATCAAGCACAGCCAttcgagtaaattttaaaaactttcctcagatcataaaatttttgaatttttgacctttttcctTAAAATATTCTGGTTAGAAAAAAAACTGGCTTGAAGCCTTCGCCTGGAAATCGGGCTAAATACGAATAAACATGTTAAATAGCTCACGAATAAGCAACAATCTAGATTTTTTAGCAACCAAAATGAATTTCCATCCCTCCTGGAGCAGTTTtataattctggagaaatcgaaaatcgcgctggaggcttcagaatgccaaaaatagtcaattttgaattttcaaaaattcgtcaaaaatcaaaaaatcaatttgagcagctgaaattttaggtaTAGCACCTTCAGACtatgatcttttcaaaaatcacagtcTCATTCAAATCAGAAGCAGACTCCTCTAGAAGTTCCCTAGTTAAAACTACTCCCCCCCTTTTTCATCTCACTATAATCGATAcgagaacatttttaaaaaaaaagaatactttAAACATTCAACCACGAAAATATAACCAAacgaattttcacaaaaagcttcgaataaattaaaaaggaaTGTACATCGTTACATCAAAAGAAACAAACGAGTAATACCGcgaaaacaaacagaaaaaaaaaggtcatcaaaGATTATTAATAATCACACCACAGTAACTTCAGCCTTTCCATAATTCTTATTGTGCATATCGGCAGAATTAACCTTAAACATGACTATTTGCCTAAGCGAAGTACCAGACGTCAACCTGGATCTTTTCGAAGATTGCGTTATGGTCTCAGTCATAGTGGTACTATTTTCACCGTATCTCAAACAGCCTCGATTGAATCGTCTTTTCGATCCTTCAGCTAACCCCGGAAAGCAAGTTGACAGCCACGATACGATCCATTTGAATGGTGGTAATTTcctaataattaaaaaaaaatcgtgtaaattaaaaatgtacaGAAGGAGGCTACTTAGGTAGGTGTTTTTTGATAGGTAAGTaacagaaattcaaattcatcataCCATAAAGTAGAACAAGTACGcgttgaaaataaacaatagATTACTGGATTAGCTGCGGAATTTAATGGAGCTAGGCTCTGAATAAATGTAGCCAAAGCGTAAGTCGTCTGAGTCTCAGGTATGTAACCGTAGACTTGAAggagatcaaaaatgaaatacggACTCCAGCAGATTATAAATACTGAAACAGATGAATCAGATCATATGTGAGTTACAtttatgcactttttttttcatcaactcagtaagtacataggtagaaAATAGGTATGTAAGAAATCTATTAATAAACACACCGAATACTATGACGAAAGTCATCTTGATCGTTTTGACTTTGGCTCGTGGTATCAATCCTCTTGAACTGGCTCGTCGTGATTCGTAATCTTCTGGGTATTTACGTGGTCGTGGATGGATCATGGAACCTATTtttaggaataaaaaaataaataagtaagtgttgaaatttaatttgatttttcatttttaatgatatttgataaattttattgatgtaggtacctacattttaataataatcTACGCAatgttttcaatattattttagttccattttcaacaaattgcctttaaaatattttgttcatttttttttgtttttttactaaaatttcatcacagttttgttatttttataacCTAAACACGTAAACAATATTTTAGTTCATTCTTGGCAACAGTGGCCAAACATCATCCTCGTATTTCCTAATTTTCATTCATGTTAATGTTTTctatttatttggtaaaattctttcTTTTCACGATAATtcatggaaatttttctaaatttcgacaaattttgcagaagtttcttcagtttttgagatttttaaccATATTTTATGAAGTTTTATCTTGACAAATTTTGCTTGAATATTAggtaaatttcattaatttggtGAACTTTAATGATTTTATACTTAGATAgttatttttacatgtttttgcaattttaaatacctacgtgttcataatatttcaaatgattttaatgatttttaaaatagtacGATTTTTATACCTAGATAccattttgaacatattttcatgatgtttgatgaacatttttcctacttttgacaaattttcctGAAGTTTCATCACTATTTTGGTAGTTTTggacgattttaatttttaatgttttttaagtGTTGTATAAtgtcaattttaatatttttcaaaacaatgctTGTACGATTTTTATTACATTTGATTAAATTCTACCAAgtgtttcattttataaaactgttgaaaaaattacaggattaaaatcattcaaaatcaaaaaaatgatgaagtttcACTAAAAGTTGCTAGAATTTAGCAACATTTGCATAAAGTAtcgtgaaaacatgttgaaaatgacataaaaacgctaaaaaaaacaacatttaaataattataaagatTATCAAACACCGATGAAATTTAGACAAATGTagcaaaaatatcacaaaagtCTGATATCTTGAAAATgagtttaattttgaataatttttgcgtTCTAACGCCATATTTAACGTGTTTTTACGATACCTACTTTGTACGTAGAATTTTCACTACCAAagtgtattaaaatttcatcgtttttttaaaatttttaataattttgatcttttctttatttttttatttttttgaacatattttcataatgttttgaggaaattgtgcaaaattttgttaaattttgtcattttttgatagttttgaatTACTTTAATGTTTTGATGTTCTTTaaagtttcattcaattttcgtcattttaaaaaattatttcataatttttttgtaatttaagaATAATTTCAATGTGTTTTAAGAAGCACTTTAGTATCGTTTTCaacgattattatttttatggcattttatgCAGTTTCTGTTGAACTTTGTcactaaaaaatatatatttttttcaaaaaaaaaaacttgtggtgggtcgtggtcaaaaattaaaaaacgtacagagggggtaaaaatggattctggtgtaaattattgtttttggtaaatgaggTATCGTTTCCCACATGAATCGAAcctcccgaacacgaatatgacgtccaaatTTATGCTATCCTTAACCACActcctccagtgcctctgcccccacctcaatttttactattatattaaaagttgagctatataattatattggtgtcgttttcatacgaatcaaacaccccgaacacgaatatgaagtcaaattttattctaccctcatccacactcCTCCAATGCCTCTGCACCCACTTCAATTTGTACTAATTGTACTTATTATATTTTAAAAGttgtgatattttcataatgttggtgtcgttaccatatgaatcgaaccctccgaacacgaatatgaagtcaaattttatgctaccctaaaaattgaggtgggggcagaggcattGAAgaggtgtggttgagggtagcaacaaaattggacgtcatattcgtgttcggggggctcgattcatatggaaacgacatctcgtttaccaaaaacaataatttacaccagaatccatttttaccccctctgtaagttttttcaatttttgaccacaacccaccacaattttttttttgaaaaaaatatatgttttttaggggtcaaaaacacacttgaaaatgctattctcatttttgtgccgaatcatggtcatcactaaaacaggcaaacaaagctaaaaaccgccattttgaggggaaaacatggaggagggagggggtaaaaatttttgtggggatacctcttatggatgtttacaacattaaaaaatcggttcacatggggctgagaaaataatttttattgtaatttcagaaaagggggatttctcaaaaacgggggggagggggtctggGAGTCAGAAACTTTCGTTATTATgcttttttatcataatttttcaacttcgttctatgaaattttgggtattttGCCAAGGTTTTGATAGAATTTCGTCAGTTTTTGGCGAGTCCCAATCTTATAATAAtgtttttgtatcattttatgttttttttttctttttttttgtaatcatgtgttaagaaatttttgttgaatgtTGCCAAATTTCACTGGAAATTCCTTAGCTTTTCGTAATTTGAAATgggttttcaagttttcataattattttaatgtcattttaagtacgttttaataatattttgagcaattttcgatgaatttttcctaattttttcaaaatacatattattgttttttaGTGGTTATTTCGAGCGATTTTGTATcttgtaaaatgtttttaagccattttcaaatgttttaacAACTTTCTATGtgattttatataaattttgaagaagtttcGTCAGTTTAtggcaattttcaatatttttaatgatattttcgtGTTGTTGCAtctctttaaataaatttttaaccatATTAGctgtcaaattttcatatttttcagttttctttcaccaaaaatacatacttaatgataggaataacaatttttggtgaatcttataatttttataccgaccaaaaaagcaataatttttttgatacctacaaAACTgtaagtacgtaattttttcaacacttcaaattttggatttcgaaaTAATCTAAAATAAACTTCATActtcatgatatcaaaacgaAATCTACGCGCCGTCAGTCACCTTCTTCACTACTAAGGGTGCTATCTACAGAACATAACTccaacaaaataacaaaaatatcgCCATCTGAAGAACATCGTGAGAAGTACTAGTTGATGAATGAACTTTTAGGGTGTTCCGCAGAGCCATAAGCGAAAAAGTTGTTTTACTATTCAAGTTGATAGTACATCCACATTCGCACAGAGTGATCCTGATCCTGTGTAtgttaaattgataaaatttccatcATCCTTCCTTTTCGTCCCTTAATTCAATCAAATTACATACAGTTAGGAAAGGTGGACTCATTCTATAGGTATTtctaagaattttgaaaattacatcaaacAGAATTCAAAACCTGAGCCCACAGTTTGgttgctgaaaatttaaaaccaatTAACCAGTGTAATTTACATTTTCCTGGAACGAATTACTATAATTGCTTTATGGCGTTATGGCTTTTCAtcataaagtttgaaaaatcaaggcCTAAAACAAACGATAAAATTCACTTAATTTTTGCGAGCTGGTgaactgatgaaaaatgaaagatgaaggaCCGTTCTCTTATTACTCATACGGTAAACCCGCGTTAACGAGACAAATAACGATTGAAATTGAACCAGAAACATGtggtaaatgaaatttttcagcggTATCACACACGTAATTGAATATGACATGCTTCAAACGGAACGGAACGGAGCGGAGcctaaataattttgaattttccctcAAGATTTTGCCGGTTAATTTGTAATTACATCGGATTACTAACCTCGGGTGCTTTTACGACGTTGCTGAGGATTTATAATAACTATGGTGCTGCTCTTACTCCATATAGTACATACGATAACCGTATAACAGATGATAATAATTAAAGCTGGTATTATGAAGACGGCGCAAGCTACCGATGTCATGTACACTTTCCACTGCCACTGTTGTGCGAAGTCTAGCCAACATTGTGTTCTGCCTGTAAAATTTGATAACCGTTAACGTAgtacatattacacaataatattgAAAGGGTTTACTTTATATATTCATCGAGTACCATAATATAAGAAGTAAAATCATCCTTTATATGCGCCCACCTGAGAAGTGCACATAATGTCGCGTCTTGTTTACATTTTATAAtaatatctatgtacctactcgtagaagTGAAAAAAGGGAGTATGGTTTATGGAACAAAACTACAAGCTAGATGAAATTTAATCCCTAAAAAGGATCCTGTAATGGAGATAAGATTTTAACTCGACTGCATGGcggtatatacgagtaaaataaagTTGACGACTTTAATGTTTAAAAGCTATTCTTtatagaagtttttttttctcgatgcgTTCTTTTGCTATATTCGATAAATCCAGGTGTTTCttttaataaaaacaattttgaaaaaatttgaataattaacgAATAACCATCTCGTTTGAGGTCGTTTACGCGTTCGTTCAGGTGTAAGTTATGCGAGAaagttttcaactcaaaataagtTTAAAGAAATTGCGTAcagaaaatacctacctactcttgtATTTTCTAACACTCCTTCGATTCATTTTCGTGGTTTAATTTCAAAGGAAACTTtcaactatgaaaaaaaaagtgttgtgTTTCAATACTCAGGGATGTCAATTgacccttgaatttttttgtgtgtgtttttagaCTTAGAGAGAAGAAAATGTTGAGAtccaggtaattttttttggaatgaaatttgtattttggccAGCTAGTATATCAAAGAACGTTTATTAAACTCTCCCAGTTAATTAAGAAGgttgcattttttgttttaataagtTGTTTTAGACTTCAAGGGAAAAATATGAGATagtagaattaaaaaaaaacaaaaaaaatagcagGTGTTTTTCTCCAGCTGGCGATTTTAATGCTTTATTGAAATGTTTTAGAATAATGGATTAGGCACGTATAggcgattatttttttaaatctcaatttAATCGAAGTTGAAAGGgatttttgtacctacctaatcctAAAACCGTCGTAGGTACACTTTTTTTGTTTAGCAAGaaggaacttgaaaattttgaaaaaaagaaatactaaGTTAGGGTATTACTTCAAACTATGAAACTTTCGCATTTAAAGTTcgattttagacaatttttggttcataaaaatacttatggctagcaatatttcaaaataaaatgctcTCACAACCTTTTCTGATCTCTAAAAtctgattctgaaattttaaaaatgactttcaCGAATTTCACTTTACAGGTCATAATTAGgtattgggtcattccatgccaaatcggcggatttttgcacgaggggtcttcgatttttttcaaattcagatcatgtgtagaggtcatcaaataATGACGTGACAAAAAGTTCGATTTTTCGtgctgtaattttattttaagagcGGAATAtctgcatttttcgtcaatttgttgacaaattgcggaggagggggatttttttcacaaattcgtctacacattggtaaaatattttaaaagtgcaaaaattttcaatttttaggtttctgatggtactttagcaacaattgtaaaacttgtaatttttttttctcgaaaatgaaaaaaaaggcccctccaattttttgatatgttattctacttgaaaaggactaaaactgagaattttttcagaatttttactggtggacatcgtggttatattaaaattataagtttttaaatcgatttttttaggtttttgaaagtggcaacactgattttgacatcattcgtcgattaccctctcaaagtactacaatttgaaaaaaagttcaaaattctataccacgtacaaccggagcaatttgcaactgaaattttccattttcggccattttgcagaactttgaagcgccacagctccgtcaaaaaaaatcgaaaaaatgtccggtttgcgtcattcgtcattaTTTGATGACCTTTACACAtgatctgaatttgaaaaaaatcgaagacccctcgtgcaaaaatccgccgatttggcatggaatgacccattgcaaaattttcatttttgcaaaatgtttctCGATCTGTTTTTCACCTTTCActtttcagccaaatttcagttttttattagCTGTGAAATATATGTCTAAAGGATCATAAAAAAGTGAGTATTTTTATACGTAGGAATAATTTTTGGCCCCAAGAATGACcctttttggttcatttttttgaccgaTAGACAATTTGATTCAGCCATTCAAATTATGagaataattccaatttttaataaaatatttgaattcttgttttaaacccaaaatttaaaattttaaaaatctgatgaaaatagtcaaactttgaacaatTGAACGAAGTAATTGCGAAAAACGAAGTAATTGCGAAAAGAGTCGATTTCATGGCAAATTAACCTCCTTTGCCATACATTTATTGcaattgagtaggtacatacctattttaagaaattttcaacttgaaacaaattttagtgAATTCATTTCAAGagacttttcatttttagaagagGAAAAGAGATCGAAATTTGGTGAGCTATAAAAAATGTTCCCATTCGATTGAGTTGTGCAACTAAATAAATCTTACTAGGGAGGTATCCCAATCATCTGAAATGTTtatgaactggacaaagctgaGTTAAAAGAGTAGgcaaaaatacatatatcatcagtcaaaattttaggGGTTCGTTCGAGTGCATTTCtagattttt contains:
- the LOC135844985 gene encoding cardioacceleratory peptide receptor-like isoform X1; translated protein: MAYHNDSKISNSFFEPSVTSYMDGMPFPIADTTIAEYTSFNNATEFNFTLTSTLKPPDPFYFYKTPQFIVLWVLFILIVVGNSSVLIALLKHKGRKSRMNFFIMHLAFADLLVGLVNVLVDIMWRITITWHAGNFGCKLIRYLQVLVTFSSTYVLVALSIDRYDAITRPMKFSGSCKNKSIHHHTLRYNAISHSYLFTGRRAKFLVGSAWGLSALFSIPIPILYEEAEIGGRTQCWLDFAQQWQWKVYMTSVACAVFIIPALIIIICYTVIVCTIWSKSSTIVIINPQQRRKSTRGSMIHPRPRKYPEDYESRRASSRGLIPRAKVKTIKMTFVIVFVFIICWSPYFIFDLLQVYGYIPETQTTYALATFIQSLAPLNSAANPVIYCLFSTRTCSTLWKLPPFKWIVSWLSTCFPGLAEGSKRRFNRGCLRYGENSTTMTETITQSSKRSRLTSGTSLRQIVMFKVNSADMHNKNYGKAEVTVV
- the LOC135844985 gene encoding cardioacceleratory peptide receptor-like isoform X2 yields the protein MAYHNDSKISNSFFEPSVTSYMDGMPFPIADTTIAEYTSFNNATEFNFTLTSTLKPPDPFYFYKTPQFIVLWVLFILIVVGNSSVLIALLKHKGRKSRMNFFIMHLAFADLLVGLVNVLVDIMWRITITWHAGNFGCKLIRYLQVLVTFSSTYVLVALSIDRYDAITRPMKFSGSWRRAKFLVGSAWGLSALFSIPIPILYEEAEIGGRTQCWLDFAQQWQWKVYMTSVACAVFIIPALIIIICYTVIVCTIWSKSSTIVIINPQQRRKSTRGSMIHPRPRKYPEDYESRRASSRGLIPRAKVKTIKMTFVIVFVFIICWSPYFIFDLLQVYGYIPETQTTYALATFIQSLAPLNSAANPVIYCLFSTRTCSTLWKLPPFKWIVSWLSTCFPGLAEGSKRRFNRGCLRYGENSTTMTETITQSSKRSRLTSGTSLRQIVMFKVNSADMHNKNYGKAEVTVV